A region from the Diorhabda sublineata isolate icDioSubl1.1 chromosome X, icDioSubl1.1, whole genome shotgun sequence genome encodes:
- the LOC130451103 gene encoding fez family zinc finger protein 2-like translates to MFKMASEISTNICAPPQKPPSPPTRTLNFSIAKIMEPDNKMKKSNLEIDKDNSILNLSHASAFESAFKKYVPNVLRSPEILQNYPLVYYHPSQLMLGSVSVYTSSVTQDPPGPIGNSSGVNPLSLHFNQVKTSPVKAQPKISTPSNGNSPILTPKQKSFECGECGKVFNAHYNLTRHMPVHTGARPFVCKICGKGFRQASTLCRHKIIHTSEKPHKCHTCGKAFNRSSTLNTHARIHAGYKPFVCEFCGKGFHQKGNYKNHKLTHSGEKAYKCSVCSKAFHQIYNLTFHMHTHNDKKPFTCRVCGKGFCRNFDLKKHMRKLHENSGNCIEPDFMSSTSQGPTPASYSGDRNIHHFISPFIRPPMTVPVYSSKLL, encoded by the coding sequence ATGTTCAAGATGGCTTCGGAAATATCGACAAATATTTGCGCACCGCCTCAAAAACCTCCATCTCCACCCACAAGaactttaaatttttctatCGCAAAAATAATGGAGCCTgacaataaaatgaagaaatcgAATTTAGAAATAGACAAGGACAACAGTATCTTAAATCTCTCTCATGCTTCAGCATTCGAATCCGCTTTCAAGAAGTATGTTCCAAATGTTCTTAGGTCTCCAGAAATTTTGCAGAATTATCCTTTAGTATATTACCACCCCAGTCAACTAATGCTAGGATCAGTATCTGTATATACTTCATCGGTAACTCAAGATCCTCCCGGTCCAATTGGAAACAGTTCTGGTGTAAATCCCTTATCTCTACATTTTAATCAAGTTAAAACAAGCCCCGTAAAAGCGCAACCAAAAATTAGTACCCCCTCAAATGGCAACTCGCCAATTTTAACACCGAAGCAGAAGAGTTTTGAATGTGGAGAATGTGGGAAGGTATTCAATGCCCATTATAATCTAACTAGGCACATGCCAGTGCATACAGGAGCTAGACCGTTCGTATGTAAAATATGTGGAAAGGGTTTTAGACAAGCTTCAACGCTTTGTAGGCATAAAATAATTCACACTTCGGAAAAACCTCACAAATGCCACACTTGCGGCAAAGCATTCAACAGATCTTCTACCCTGAATACGCATGCACGGATACATGCCGGGTACAAACCTTTTGTTTGTGAATTTTGTGGAAAGGGTTTCCATCAAAAAGGCAATTATAAGAATCACAAACTCACTCATAGCGGGGAAAAAGCTTATAAATGCTCTGTGTGTTCAAAAGCGtttcatcaaatatataatCTCACTTTCCATATGCACACTCACAATGACAAGAAACCGTTTACATGTAGGGTATGTGGGAAAggattttgtcgaaattttgaCTTGAAGAAGCACATGAGAAAACTTCATGAAAATAGTGGTAACTGCATCGAACCCGACTTTATGTCTAGTACTTCACAAGGACCAACTCCTGCTTCATACTCCGGTGATAGGAATATTCACCACTTCATCAGCCCTTTCATTCGTCCACCCATGACTGTCCCAGTGTATTCATCGAAACTATTGTGA